A part of Deltaproteobacteria bacterium genomic DNA contains:
- the ybgF gene encoding tol-pal system protein YbgF translates to MARFPAFPAFLVLSGLCVLSVLSAPPARAASTKELESQIAEIKRVQEAQSKNLATALNQIQEVLAEFQGLAGKIDQSQHGNLEQEKLIGDNQTRLSTLEDQVFQLSKQLEEIKAVGLMPQGSSKTLAEFQAYQKGLGKLNGQEFKEAIQTFKSFVTGNPKSPLVENAYYWIGEGYYLMRDYPAAIAEFQKAIKKNPAGDKAAASLLKQGFAFSEMQSFEDARVFLSKVVSKYPQSYEAVMARDKIRRIDDLLAKKQQEAYEMKSTR, encoded by the coding sequence ATGGCAAGATTCCCCGCATTCCCCGCATTTCTTGTCCTATCGGGCCTATGCGTCCTATCGGTCCTATCTGCGCCCCCTGCCCGCGCCGCCTCCACCAAAGAGCTTGAGTCACAGATTGCCGAAATCAAGCGGGTGCAGGAGGCCCAGTCCAAAAACCTCGCCACCGCCCTAAACCAGATTCAGGAGGTGCTGGCGGAATTTCAGGGGCTGGCGGGGAAGATCGATCAGAGCCAGCACGGCAATCTGGAACAGGAGAAGCTCATCGGCGACAACCAGACGCGCCTTTCCACCCTTGAGGATCAGGTTTTTCAGCTCTCCAAACAGTTGGAGGAAATCAAGGCGGTTGGGCTCATGCCGCAGGGCTCCTCCAAAACCCTTGCGGAATTCCAGGCCTACCAGAAAGGCTTGGGCAAGTTGAACGGCCAGGAATTCAAGGAGGCCATCCAGACCTTCAAGTCGTTTGTCACCGGCAATCCCAAAAGCCCGCTCGTCGAAAACGCCTATTACTGGATCGGCGAGGGCTACTATTTGATGCGCGATTATCCCGCCGCGATCGCGGAATTTCAAAAGGCCATCAAGAAAAACCCCGCGGGAGACAAGGCGGCCGCCTCCCTGTTAAAGCAGGGCTTTGCCTTTTCCGAGATGCAGTCGTTCGAGGACGCAAGGGTTTTTCTGTCCAAGGTTGTCTCCAAATATCCGCAGAGCTACGAGGCGGTTATGGCCCGCGACAAGATCCGCCGCATCGACGATCTCCTCGCCAAAAAACAGCAGGAGGCGTACGAAATGAAGTCCACGCGATAA